One Roseburia rectibacter DNA window includes the following coding sequences:
- a CDS encoding DUF6062 family protein, with protein MKENIATIPLIKAFNAKDECPFCNLEREAEQHAVSFILGSAYMEDDIREKTDATGFCRHHFKMMYDYGNRLGNALILSTHLKKLNQELAKEMSDFAPGKSSLLKRMKRTDATAEHEPQTALGAWISKKTTDCYVCDHFRKIYGRYLDTFFDLYLKNEEFRQLFEESKGFCLPHFGDLIETAENKLNDAQKREFYPKAFALMQENMERLQKEVAWFVEKNDYRNKDKDWGNSADSIQRGMQKCAGGYPADEVFRAKL; from the coding sequence AAAGCATTCAACGCCAAAGACGAATGCCCTTTCTGCAATTTAGAGCGCGAAGCCGAGCAGCATGCGGTCTCATTTATTTTAGGTTCCGCCTATATGGAGGATGATATCCGTGAAAAAACAGATGCAACCGGATTCTGCCGCCATCACTTTAAAATGATGTACGATTACGGCAATCGACTTGGAAATGCATTGATCTTAAGCACGCATTTGAAGAAACTGAATCAGGAACTCGCAAAAGAAATGTCCGATTTTGCCCCAGGCAAATCAAGTCTGTTAAAACGCATGAAACGCACAGACGCAACCGCAGAGCATGAACCGCAGACCGCGCTTGGCGCATGGATCTCCAAAAAGACGACGGACTGCTATGTCTGCGATCATTTCCGCAAAATCTATGGCAGATATCTGGATACCTTTTTCGACCTGTATCTGAAAAATGAAGAATTCCGCCAGCTTTTTGAAGAGAGCAAAGGATTTTGCCTGCCTCATTTCGGGGATCTGATCGAGACTGCGGAAAACAAATTGAACGATGCGCAGAAAAGGGAATTTTACCCGAAGGCATTTGCACTAATGCAGGAAAATATGGAACGCCTGCAAAAAGAAGTTGCATGGTTTGTAGAAAAAAATGACTACCGGAACAAAGATAAAGACTGGGGAAATTCCGCTGACAGCATTCAGCGCGGCATGCAGAAATGTGCCGGCGGCTATCCGGCAGATGAAGTGTTCCGGGCAAAGTTGTAA